A genomic window from Lycium barbarum isolate Lr01 chromosome 4, ASM1917538v2, whole genome shotgun sequence includes:
- the LOC132637964 gene encoding uncharacterized protein LOC132637964 gives MGDNVETATGTQVPLSAADSGSKEVFNTSHPCFISSSDSPGALLVNTVFDGKSFGGWKRAMWIALTAKNKAGFIDGSTPEPEIGTDLCNAWGRANNMVISWILNSLYRDISESVLYYANAKDIWEELEARFGQSSGARLYQLQKELSDLVQGPTDIATYFTKIKRLWDELDTLDSFIPCSCICSCKAKEKNIKSKQDERLVKFLMGLNDSYCGARGNILMISPLPTISNAYALSQKGYYDNKKSGSICKYCKKPGHSIEKCYKLHEFPPNFKFTKQRNFQNSVQGNAVSSNKNTGEVFMSNAGT, from the exons ATGGGAGACAATGTTGAAACAGCTACTGGGACTCAAGTTCCCCTTTCAGCTGCGGATTCTGGCTCTAAAGAGGTCTTCAATACCTCTCACCCTTGCTTCATTTCATCATCAGATTCACCTGGAGCACTGCTTGTTAACACAGTTTTTGATGGAAAAAGTTTTGGGGGTTGGAAAAGAGCTATGTGGATAGCTTTAACTGCTAAAAATAAAGCTGGTTTCATAGATGGTTCAACACCAGAACCAGAAATAGGAACAGATCTGTGTAATGCTTGGGGTAGAGCCAATAATATGGTAATTTCGTGGATACTAAACTCCCTATATAGAGACATCTCTGAAAGTGTTCTCTATTATGCTAATGCTAAGGATATCTGGGAGGAGTTAGAAGCCAGGTTTGGCCAAAGCTCAGGAGCTAGATTGTATCAGCTCCAGAAAGAACTAAGCGACCTTGTTCAAGGTCCAACTGATATAGCCACTTATTTTACTAAGATTAAACGACTCTGGGATGAATTAGATACTTTGGATTCGTTTATTCCTTGCTCTTGCATTTGTTCCTGCAAAGCAAAGGAGAAAAACATTAAATCTAAGCAAGATGAAAGGCTTGTCAAATTTTTAATGGGACTCAATGATTCATACTGTGGTGCTAGGGGTAACATTCTTATGATTTCACCTTTACCCACTATTTCTAATGCATATGCACT ATCACAAAAAGGATATTATGACAACAAGAAATCTGGTAGCATTTGTAAGTACTGCAAGAAACCAGGTCACTCCATTGAGAAATGCTACAAACTTCATGAGTTTCCACCTAATTTCAAATTTACTAAGCAGAGAAATTTTCAGAACTCAGTTCAGGGTAATGCAGTGTCTTCTAATAAGAATACTGGGGAAGTGTTCATGTCTAATGCAGGAACATGA